In Mercenaria mercenaria strain notata chromosome 13, MADL_Memer_1, whole genome shotgun sequence, the DNA window TTAAATACGTATATGCAgctattaaaacagtttttaactATACGTATTTGATCAATGTCATCCAGTTTAAGACTGCAATACACTTACATCATTGCAACATTATAGCATGAGTTAACTTTGATAGCCTCGCTATATCTATATCACTAAGTACGGAAATAAATTTTCAGATTCTAGTACAACTTCAAAATAGGGAGAGTCAATAGTAATGTATAGCCTAGTTTATTACTTGAAACTTTTCTTTATAATTGTTCAATATTCGTGTAATACCTGATTGACATGTACAAGATGGAGAGAGCATTACTGAGTATGAATTTTTCAAGCAAACTTTTCGCCTATATTGCCACACCGTCACACTTTTCTGGGACCTAGTATTTCGttcttaatcaaacatttaccAAGAAGATGATGATATCTCGCGATGTGTAaagttaataaaagaaaaaatggacGTAATAAATTTTGTGTATTGTTTATGGTATATGACCATGCAGATTGTGGAAGTCAGTCATATAAACCATTTCTATTGTTAACATATGCATGCTGTgcaaaaaataaactttaaactaaCACAATTCAAATGAAGGTATTTACTCGCGATGCTATTTGCTATTTGCACAAAAATGTAAACTTTGGAATCCACGCCATAGCAATCTGGACATCTGATTTGGTTCTCCGATGAAATATGCTTATGTTCACAAGAATGATGAATCAATTGTATTATCATGTGAGTAAGACTAAAGcaatcaaattaaacaaaaaaaagtacaaaattttccAAAGGGTATAATAATGTCAAACAATTTATAACGGCAAATTTGTTAAACACATTTGTAAAAATCTCTAACACTACAGCATTGCCCATAGGCCAACCGAGTACCTCTGGTTGAAAATTAGCTGTTCCGGAGAGTCTAACACAGTTTCTGACACTAGCCAGTATATCCCAAAAGTCATGTTAGCCGACTCGGATCAGGCGTGTTAGTCATGTTGGAACGTCAAATCCAGTAAGTTAATCTGGAACATCTAACCAGGCAGATGGGTAAGTCCATGCAGAAGGTCTAACTCAAACAGAAGGATTAATCATTCCAATACCTAAAACAGGTAGGGGTGGTCACGTTTAACGTTTAACTCTGACAGGCGGTTTAGTCATTTCtgaacgtctaacttagtcattcccGAACGTCTAAATCAGAACAGAAGGATTAGTCATTCTAGATCGTCTAACACAGACATGCGGTTAGTCTTTCTGTAACTCAGACAGGCTATTAGGTCATTCTGGGAAGTCTAAACCAGACAGGCAGGTAAGTCATTCTCGATCGACTAACACAAACTGGTGGGGTAGTCTAAGTCATATCGGAACGTCTATGTCATACAGGTGGATTCGTTATATTCCAGAATGTCTAATTTAGTCCCCCATACCCTAAACGTTAACAAGATGCAACAACGGATGCCCAATTAGCGATGCTAACTTCTGTGATTAAGAGCAACAGAGTTGTCATCACCTTACCACAGGCGGAGAATCGGTAAGTAACGGACGACTTTGTATATCCTTTGAACAATATTGATTCATGAAgttgaactgtaaacattaaGCAGTTAGATTGGTTTCAAGTCCGCTCTCGACACTATAGGCATTGGAAAGCAGTTTTACCGCGGAGTCAATGTTGGTTATTATCAGTTGAAGGAGAGATTTCTGTTCTATTTATTAGTagaattatataagaaatacctttaaaaatactttaggagcgcaatattcttccgctgaagaacgaatgcatatttcccgatgaaaagataataacctttttataacTTACGCATGTACACgtacaaatacaatgtaaatataataaatatgttcaatagcctgaataggattgacaacactgaactaaatagaaaataatagcgcaacaacacacactgaattaagTCATGCACCCGATAAGAAACTCAGACGTcagtgtatgaaaaaaatattgacgttttcggTACCAGTGTAACTAAACGGGGAAtaaaaatgagtatgtaataagtaaCATTATTGGAGCATCCGCGAAACTTCCACTGCTTGATTATTATATACATGCCTCATCTATCCTAGGTATTCTTCCTTTAGATATTATTTCGTTACAACGTTGACAATAGCTCCCATTTAAATCTCCATCTATCTGTGAAGGTTTTCCGATTACATCTTGGATTGATTCATCATGGGAAAAAGTCCTAAATATTTGTGTTTTCATAACAAGCGTTTCTATTTCACTTATGTTATGACTTTTACATGAGGACTGCCTGTAAGCATCATGAGTTTTATTTATAAGATAAGTTTGCAAGGTTTTGGACATTTGTGTTCCACAGCATAAGCGAAGTATATCCCAGTATCTTAAGTATTCAACAACGTGCTGCATTTGTTCGTCTGGTATTCTAGATATTGTCTGGTATTTATAAACCATCAAATGACCTAATTTCTTTGCCATAGACAAATCTGCAATAAAAGGAACTGTTAAATTGAGATTTTGAATCATCTTTAAATCGTTTTTAGGTTGATTATTTCCTGAAGTCATAAATATCCAGGAATCCGAAGGTAAATTGTTAACATACGTCTTTAAAGAATGTGTTTTTATAACTGTATATCGTTTCAATTGTTGCTTGTCGTGTTTAGGGTCGAAATAACACCCAACAGCGTTTTTCTCATGTTCATGCATAACAGCTAGTAGAGtgcataaaatttgaaactgcaGCGTTGATGCCGTTCTAGGACGACCGTATTGTAAAATAACCCTCGGGTGTACCGCATAAGATGCCTGtaatgaaaaccaacatagaatATAATTTGGTTTTAAATAAAGTTCTGAAATTAATATAAGTATTTCTTCTGTTATATACAATACTTGATAAAATTGTATATACTTATAAAGAAAACACTAACTAAATTAAAATATTCCATAGTTTCGGTTTTTATAATTGTACTTGTATTAgatataagatatatttaaagGAGAGCAACAGGCCATCGCTGGTCTATGTCAGCTACAGTGCAGTTGATCATATAATGAAGCAGT includes these proteins:
- the LOC123530188 gene encoding uncharacterized protein LOC123530188, which produces MNKMKRQRIGLFVIYVLSLFTLFSLVRFINYEFILSKVQNIFNKRSDYSTNQRNDISNLANNRNHGGNVNKASYAVHPRVILQYGRPRTASTLQFQILCTLLAVMHEHEKNAVGCYFDPKHDKQQLKRYTVIKTHSLKTYVNNLPSDSWIFMTSGNNQPKNDLKMIQNLNLTVPFIADLSMAKKLGHLMVYKYQTISRIPDEQMQHVVEYLRYWDILRLCCGTQMSKTLQTYLINKTHDAYRQSSCKSHNISEIETLVMKTQIFRTFSHDESIQDVIGKPSQIDGDLNGSYCQRCNEIISKGRIPRIDEACI